From Lampris incognitus isolate fLamInc1 chromosome 13, fLamInc1.hap2, whole genome shotgun sequence, one genomic window encodes:
- the phactr2 gene encoding phosphatase and actin regulator 4, translating into MGQTAVSTVSQSASVDGLERSSSLANCDVVVGSANPTQSAPASRQQRGKLSSLGKLFKPWKWRKKKTSDTFQDLSKVLERKISTRQTREELIRRGVLIPDQDDQICSENLNGHATASLTSEEVKVDVESPEVPSEAQVIGPENNEDPTVKTSHPKKTGSTTKTAAASTTRSRVCKNGGSAVKTGGAEGRANQKSDSATPLASSSTPPKASPETASLPEDLKFLSPSSDSQPALLQSSPPEAEGSQADPNLGLELKSTPNVPSLDLETNGPSGVALVLGEDSPHVNAVTEDTSFTEGETDSSSQEDELKKMGGDGGGGGGNGGVVGEEKRMGEMESCVENSQRPLRGDAEKQHGHNVNVEQPEVTVIPERSRDSQTSDSDSDGPILYRDEEEDEEEDEYTNSSLAIKIRRRDTLNIKLRNRPSKRELEEKNILPRSSETERHELRQQIGSKLVRRLSQRPSPEELEQRNILKQKNEAEEQEAKQEIKRRLSRKLSVRPTVAELVARRILRFNEYVEVTDAKDYDRRADKPWTRLTPADKAAIRKELNEFKSREMEVHEESKQFTRFHRP; encoded by the exons tTGATGGGCTGGAGAGGTCGTCATCACTGGCCAACTGTGACGTTGTAGTGGGCAGCGCCAACCCCACACAGAGTGCCCCTGCATCGCGGCAGCAGAGGGGCAAGCTCTCCTCCTTAGGGAAGCTCTTCAAACCCTGGaagtggaggaagaagaagaccaGTGACACGTTCCAGGACCTTTCCAAGG TGTTGGAGAGGAAAATCTCAACCCGGCAGACCAGGGAGGAGCTCATCAGAAGGGGAGTTCTGATCCCAGACCAAG ATGACCAAATCTGCAGTGAAAATCTGAATGGCCATGCCACTGCAAGTTTGACATCAGAGGAGGTCAAAGTTGATGTTGAGTCACCCGAGGTACCATCGGAGGCACAGGTTATTGGGCCAGAGAACAATGAGGACCCAACAG TCAAAACATCTCATCCAAAGAAGACAGGGTCCACAACAAAAACTGCGGCCGCATCCACCACCCGTTCCCGGGTGTGTAAGAATGGAGGATCAGCAGTAAAGACTGGTGGGGCAGAAGGAAGGGCCAACCAGAAATCGGACTCTGCTACCCCCTTAGCCTCCTCCTCTACACCTCCTAAGGCCTCCCCAGAGACTGCAAGTCTGCCAGAGGATCTCaagttcctctctccctcctcagaCTCCCAGCCTGCCCTGTTACAAAGCTCACCTCCGGAGGCAGAGGGGTCCCAGGCTGACCCCAACTTGGGCCTAGAGCTCAAATCCACTCCCAATGTCCCCTCGTTGGATCTGGAGACCAACGGCCCCTCTGGTGTGGCTCTGGTACTTGGAGAGGATTCACCTCATGTCAATGCAGTTACAGAGGACACCTCTtttacagagggagagacagacagctccTCACAGGAGGATGAACTGaagaagatgggaggggatggagggggagggggaggcaaTGGGGGAGTAgtaggagaagagaagaggatggGTGAAATGGAGTCTTGTGTGGAAAATAGTCAGAG GCCACTAAGGGGCGATGCTGAAAAACAACATGGGCACAATGTGAATGTGGAACAGCCTGAAGTGACGGTGATCCCCGAGAGGTCGAGGGACAGCCAGACGAGTGACTCTGACTCCGACGGACCAATCCTGTACCGagatgaggaggaagatgaggaggaagaCGAGTATACAAACA gctccctaGCCATTAAGATCCGAAGGCGAGATACCCTCAACATCAAGCTGAGGAATCGGCCCAGCAAGAGAGAGCTGGAGGAGAAAAACATCCTGCCGCGCAGCTCAGAAACCGAAAGGCATGAGCTACGACAGCAGATAGGCTCCAAACTAGTCAG ACGCCTGAGCCAGCGACCCTCCCCAGAGGAACTTGAGCAGAGGAACATCCTCAAAC AGAAAAATGAAGCAGAGGAGCAAGAAGCCAAGCAAGAGATTAAAAGGAGACTCTCCAGAAAg TTGAGCGTCAGGCCTACAGTGGCAGAGTTGGTGGCACGGAGGATCCTGCGTTTTAATGAGTATGTAGAAGTAACTGATGCTAAGGACTACGACCGCCGGGCGGACAAACCCTGGACTAGGCTCACCCCTGCAGACAAG